One Phenylobacterium hankyongense DNA segment encodes these proteins:
- the xth gene encoding exodeoxyribonuclease III, whose protein sequence is MRIATFNVNGVNGRLPVLLRWLDETEPDVVCLQELKAPQDKFPHAAIEAAGYGAIWHGQKSWNGVAILARGCEPLETRRGLPGDPDDSHSRYIEAAVDGLLVGCLYLPNGNPAPGAKFDYKLRWFERLRAHAAGLLAQGAPAVLAGDYNVMPTDLDVYKPERWLDDALFRPEVRAAYAALIGQGWTDALRTLHPGERIYTFWDYFRNAYGRDAGLRIDHLLLSPEVAPRLRAAGVDRDVRGWEKASDHAPTWVELTPR, encoded by the coding sequence ATGAGGATCGCCACCTTCAACGTCAACGGGGTCAACGGCCGGCTGCCGGTGCTGCTGCGCTGGCTGGACGAGACGGAGCCCGACGTCGTCTGCCTGCAGGAGTTGAAGGCGCCGCAGGACAAGTTCCCCCACGCGGCCATCGAGGCGGCGGGCTACGGCGCGATCTGGCACGGGCAGAAGAGCTGGAACGGCGTGGCGATCCTGGCCCGCGGCTGCGAGCCGCTGGAGACCCGGCGTGGGCTGCCGGGCGATCCGGACGACAGCCACAGCCGCTACATCGAGGCGGCGGTGGACGGGCTGCTGGTCGGCTGCCTCTACCTGCCCAACGGCAACCCCGCGCCGGGGGCGAAGTTCGACTACAAGCTGCGGTGGTTCGAGCGGCTGCGGGCGCATGCGGCGGGCCTGCTGGCGCAGGGGGCGCCGGCGGTGCTGGCCGGGGACTACAACGTCATGCCGACCGATCTCGACGTCTATAAGCCGGAGCGATGGCTGGACGACGCCCTGTTCCGGCCGGAGGTGCGGGCGGCCTACGCTGCGTTGATCGGCCAGGGGTGGACGGACGCGCTCCGCACCCTGCATCCGGGCGAGCGGATCTACACCTTCTGGGACTACTTCCGGAACGCCTACGGGCGCGACGCCGGGCTGCGGATCGACCACCTGCTGCTGAGCCCCGAGGTGGCGCCGCGGCTGCGCGCCGCCGGCGTGGACCGCGACGTGCGCGGCTGGGAGAAGGCCAGCGACCATGCGCCCACCTGGGTGGAGCTGACGCCTCGCTGA
- a CDS encoding NRAMP family divalent metal transporter yields MAETTAPGAPDPSEMVKQPERPKLLQVLGPGLITGASDDDPSGIATYSQAGAQFGFNMAWVMLFSWPLMCAIQEISARIGRVSGRGIAGNLKQHYPRPVLAVMVGMLLVANTINLGADLGAMGAGLRLVIGGPELLYVGLFGLVSILLEVFVRYSRYVSVLKWLTLALFAYVGVAFVVHIPWGSVAYRLVAPHIDWTPAYLTTLVAILGTTISPYLFFWQAEEEVEEVKERDGAIPLARAPQQARSELKRIRLDTYLGMGLSNLVALFIILTTAATLHAHGVTNIQTSAQAAEALRPIAGQMTFLLFALGIVGTGLLAVPVLAGSAAYAVGEAFGWHVGLARKPHRAKAFYGMIAGATVVGAALNFTSIDPIKALFWSAVINGVVAVPVMGMMMLIAGRKEVMGRFTLSRPLKFVGWAATAVMAAAAIGMFATMGKGG; encoded by the coding sequence ATGGCCGAAACCACCGCCCCCGGCGCTCCCGATCCTTCGGAGATGGTGAAACAGCCTGAGCGCCCGAAGCTCCTGCAGGTGCTGGGCCCGGGGCTGATCACCGGCGCGTCGGACGACGACCCCAGCGGCATCGCCACCTATTCCCAGGCCGGCGCCCAGTTCGGCTTCAACATGGCCTGGGTGATGCTGTTCAGCTGGCCGCTGATGTGCGCCATCCAGGAGATCAGCGCGCGGATCGGCCGGGTCAGCGGCCGCGGCATCGCCGGCAACCTCAAGCAGCACTACCCCCGCCCGGTTCTGGCGGTCATGGTCGGCATGCTGCTGGTCGCCAACACCATCAACCTGGGCGCGGACCTGGGGGCCATGGGCGCAGGGCTGCGGCTGGTGATCGGCGGGCCGGAGCTGCTCTACGTCGGACTGTTCGGCCTGGTCTCCATCCTGCTGGAAGTGTTCGTCCGCTATTCCCGCTACGTCTCGGTGCTCAAGTGGCTGACGCTGGCGCTGTTCGCCTATGTCGGCGTGGCCTTCGTGGTCCACATCCCCTGGGGGTCGGTGGCCTACCGCCTGGTGGCGCCGCACATCGACTGGACCCCGGCCTATCTCACCACCCTGGTCGCCATCCTGGGCACCACCATCAGCCCCTACCTGTTCTTCTGGCAGGCGGAGGAAGAGGTGGAGGAGGTCAAGGAGCGCGACGGCGCCATCCCCCTGGCCCGCGCCCCGCAACAGGCGCGCAGCGAGCTGAAACGGATCCGCCTGGACACCTACCTGGGCATGGGCCTCTCCAACCTGGTGGCGCTGTTCATCATCCTGACCACCGCCGCCACCCTGCACGCCCACGGCGTCACCAACATCCAGACCTCGGCCCAGGCCGCCGAGGCGCTGCGGCCGATCGCCGGCCAGATGACCTTCCTGCTGTTCGCCCTGGGCATCGTCGGGACCGGCCTGCTCGCGGTCCCCGTGCTCGCGGGATCGGCGGCCTACGCGGTGGGCGAGGCCTTCGGCTGGCACGTCGGCCTGGCCCGCAAGCCGCACCGAGCCAAGGCCTTCTACGGCATGATCGCCGGCGCCACGGTGGTCGGCGCGGCGCTGAACTTCACCTCCATCGACCCGATCAAGGCGCTGTTCTGGTCGGCGGTGATCAACGGCGTGGTGGCGGTGCCGGTGATGGGGATGATGATGCTGATCGCCGGCCGCAAGGAGGTCATGGGCCGGTTCACCCTGTCGCGGCCCCTCAAGTTCGTCGGCTGGGCCGCGACGGCGGTGATGGCCGCCGCCGCCATCGGCATGTTCGCCACCATGGGCAAGGGCGGCTGA
- a CDS encoding DUF1697 domain-containing protein encodes MSQRVAVMLRAVNVGGRRLVMADFRAALSELGCTEPETVVATGNAVVGAAGSEAALERGLTEKLGGAVDVFVRDGAELAAIVAGNPYPEMARRDPSHLVVMFLKGEPAAGAVDALRGKITGPEEVAAGPGCLYATFPDDLGHSKLTGTLIERTLKLRGTMRNWNTVTKLAALTRTEADARRLPAG; translated from the coding sequence GTGAGCCAGCGGGTGGCGGTGATGCTGCGGGCGGTCAACGTCGGCGGGCGACGGCTGGTGATGGCCGACTTCCGGGCGGCGCTCAGCGAACTCGGCTGCACCGAGCCGGAGACGGTGGTGGCGACGGGCAACGCCGTGGTCGGCGCGGCCGGCTCCGAGGCGGCGCTGGAGCGCGGGCTGACGGAGAAGCTGGGCGGGGCGGTGGACGTCTTCGTGCGCGACGGCGCCGAGCTGGCGGCGATCGTCGCCGGCAATCCGTACCCGGAGATGGCCAGGCGCGATCCGAGCCACCTGGTGGTGATGTTCCTGAAGGGCGAGCCGGCGGCCGGGGCGGTGGACGCGCTGCGCGGCAAGATCACCGGGCCCGAAGAGGTCGCGGCCGGGCCCGGCTGCCTCTACGCCACCTTTCCCGACGACCTCGGCCACTCCAAGCTGACCGGGACGCTGATCGAGCGGACGCTGAAGCTGAGGGGCACGATGCGCAACTGGAACACCGTGACCAAGCTGGCGGCCCTGACCCGGACCGAGGCGGACGCTAGGCGGCTGCCGGCAGGGTGA
- a CDS encoding glutathione S-transferase family protein — MEIVIGTKKWSTWSLRPWLALKKTGAPFDETLIALRQEQGLTEAQIRPHSPSGLVPALRDGELVVWDSLAICEYLAERFPHAGLWPADAATRAVARSAAAEMHSGFPSLRGECPMDLTMTPRVAELSEATHKDLRRLAALWSDLLGRFGGPYLAGEEWGIVDAFFTPVATRIRTYGIRMSDYGDVGPAGAYAERLLERPEFLAWEADAR; from the coding sequence ATGGAAATCGTCATCGGCACCAAGAAGTGGTCGACCTGGTCGCTGCGGCCGTGGCTGGCGCTGAAGAAGACCGGCGCACCGTTCGACGAGACGCTGATCGCGCTTCGCCAGGAGCAGGGGCTGACCGAGGCGCAGATCCGGCCGCATTCGCCCAGCGGCCTGGTGCCGGCGCTCAGGGACGGCGAGCTGGTGGTCTGGGACTCCCTGGCGATCTGCGAATACCTGGCCGAGCGGTTCCCGCATGCCGGGCTGTGGCCGGCGGACGCCGCGACGCGGGCGGTGGCGCGCTCCGCGGCGGCGGAGATGCATTCGGGCTTCCCCAGCCTGCGCGGCGAATGCCCGATGGACCTGACCATGACGCCGCGGGTGGCGGAGCTGTCGGAGGCCACGCACAAGGACCTGCGGCGGCTGGCGGCGCTGTGGAGCGACCTGCTCGGCCGGTTCGGCGGACCCTATCTGGCCGGCGAGGAGTGGGGGATCGTCGACGCCTTCTTCACTCCGGTGGCGACGCGGATCCGCACCTACGGCATCCGGATGTCGGACTACGGCGACGTGGGGCCGGCGGGCGCCTACGCCGAGCGGCTGCTGGAACGGCCGGAGTTCCTGGCCTGGGAAGCCGACGCCCGGTGA
- a CDS encoding YccF domain-containing protein, producing the protein MRLLLNLLWFVLGGWISGTLWLLAGLVLAVTIVGLPWTPAAFRIAGFSYWPFGRVVVDQGGGTTSVLLNILWFLLAGWWLALHHIVLAAALAVTIIGIPFAWQHVKLAMLSLTPVGKAVVEA; encoded by the coding sequence ATGCGATTGCTATTGAATCTCCTGTGGTTCGTGCTCGGCGGCTGGATCTCCGGCACGCTGTGGCTGCTGGCCGGCCTGGTGCTGGCGGTGACCATCGTCGGCCTGCCGTGGACCCCGGCCGCATTCCGGATCGCCGGGTTCAGCTACTGGCCGTTCGGGCGGGTGGTGGTCGACCAGGGCGGCGGGACCACGAGCGTGCTGCTGAACATCCTGTGGTTCCTGCTCGCCGGCTGGTGGCTGGCGCTCCACCACATCGTCCTGGCCGCGGCGCTGGCGGTCACGATCATCGGCATCCCGTTCGCCTGGCAGCACGTGAAGCTGGCCATGCTCTCCCTCACCCCGGTCGGCAAGGCGGTGGTGGAGGCCTGA
- a CDS encoding EamA family transporter: MTAAPPRPPASALASSLPSLAALAASMISVQVGASFAKGLFPAVGPQGATALRVVLAALILAAIYRPWRSPPQRRAWPVLAAYGATLGLMNLLFYSALQTIPLGVAVALEFTGPLGVAVLATRRRIDFAWVALAATGLLALAPLGHQAHPLDPKGIAFALGAGLCWGLYIVFGKQAGTAHGAQATAIGMIVAALVAFPFGLAQAGAALFAPQILLSAIGVAIASSVLPYTMEMFALTRMPVRVFGTLMSLEPALAALMGWLILHEALAPRQAVAIAAIMLASLGATLTMDARREAPRPLSTPN; encoded by the coding sequence ATGACCGCCGCCCCGCCCCGCCCTCCCGCTTCGGCGCTCGCCTCGAGCCTGCCCTCGCTCGCGGCGCTGGCGGCGTCGATGATCTCGGTGCAGGTGGGCGCGTCCTTCGCCAAGGGGCTGTTCCCGGCGGTGGGGCCGCAAGGGGCGACCGCCCTGCGCGTGGTCCTGGCCGCCCTGATCCTGGCCGCCATCTACCGCCCCTGGCGCAGCCCGCCGCAGCGCCGCGCCTGGCCGGTGCTGGCCGCCTACGGCGCCACCCTCGGGCTCATGAACCTGCTGTTCTACTCGGCCCTGCAGACCATCCCGCTGGGCGTCGCGGTGGCGCTGGAGTTCACCGGCCCGCTGGGCGTGGCGGTGCTGGCCACCCGTCGGCGGATCGACTTCGCCTGGGTGGCGCTCGCCGCCACCGGGCTACTGGCCCTCGCCCCGCTGGGCCACCAAGCCCACCCGCTCGATCCGAAGGGCATTGCGTTCGCGCTCGGCGCCGGCCTCTGCTGGGGCCTCTACATCGTGTTCGGCAAGCAGGCTGGAACCGCGCACGGCGCCCAGGCCACCGCCATCGGCATGATCGTCGCCGCCCTCGTCGCCTTCCCCTTCGGCCTCGCCCAGGCCGGCGCGGCCCTGTTCGCTCCGCAGATCCTGCTGAGCGCGATCGGCGTCGCCATCGCCTCCAGCGTGCTGCCCTACACGATGGAGATGTTCGCCCTGACCCGGATGCCGGTTCGCGTGTTCGGCACCCTGATGAGCCTGGAGCCGGCGCTCGCCGCCCTGATGGGCTGGCTGATCCTCCACGAGGCGCTGGCCCCGCGCCAGGCCGTCGCCATCGCCGCCATCATGCTCGCCTCGCTGGGCGCGACCCTGACCATGGACGCCCGCCGCGAGGCGCCCCGGCCGCTATCCACGCCCAACTAG
- a CDS encoding spinster family MFS transporter, which yields MTAMPAGAAAPSRVYFSDGYKRLVLGLLVTAYTFNFIDRTIIATIGQAIKVDLKITDTQLGLLGGLYFALLYTLLGIPIARLAERFSRVNIIAAAVVIWSAFTALCGTAGSFTALAAYRFGVGVGEAGLSPPAHSLISDYFEPKKRASALSVYSFGIPLGTMFGAVAGGWLAQNFSWRVAFMLVGLPGVLIAVAIKVLVKEPPRGHSEPDAVALEGVAPPLEAVVEPAAPGRGLGGELSETWAVIRTLFGKWPVANMVLGVTLVSFAGYGSGQFIPPYFIRAFGLNYAQVGLIVGLVGGLSSGLGTLVGGFLTDRLARRSARWYALTPAIGLTIAAPIYISVYLQSSWQAAAMILLVPGIFAYTYLGPTFGVVQNMVETRRRATATALLFFFLNLLALGGGPPFTGWVIDHFAAFHLAHPDMPGLGQAVAGFFGADRAAYQAACPGGVAAHGAAPELAAACKGSLVLATRQGIIVALCFILWGALHYFLASFGLVEALARARADRGEGD from the coding sequence ATGACCGCCATGCCGGCCGGGGCCGCCGCGCCTTCGAGGGTCTACTTCTCCGACGGCTACAAGCGGCTGGTGCTGGGGCTGCTGGTCACCGCCTATACCTTCAACTTCATCGACCGCACGATCATCGCCACCATCGGTCAGGCCATCAAGGTCGACCTGAAGATCACCGACACCCAGCTGGGCCTGCTCGGCGGGCTCTACTTCGCCCTGCTCTACACCCTGCTGGGCATTCCGATCGCGCGGCTGGCCGAGCGGTTCAGCCGGGTCAACATCATCGCCGCCGCCGTCGTCATCTGGTCGGCCTTCACCGCGCTCTGCGGCACGGCGGGCTCGTTCACTGCGCTGGCGGCCTACCGGTTCGGGGTCGGAGTGGGCGAGGCCGGTCTGTCGCCGCCGGCCCACTCCCTGATCAGCGATTATTTCGAGCCCAAGAAGCGGGCCTCGGCGCTCAGCGTCTATTCCTTCGGCATCCCGCTCGGAACCATGTTCGGGGCGGTGGCCGGCGGCTGGCTGGCGCAGAACTTCTCCTGGCGCGTGGCCTTTATGCTCGTCGGCCTGCCCGGGGTGCTGATCGCCGTGGCGATCAAGGTCCTGGTCAAGGAGCCGCCGCGCGGCCATTCCGAGCCCGACGCGGTCGCTCTCGAGGGGGTGGCGCCGCCGCTGGAGGCGGTGGTGGAGCCTGCCGCGCCTGGCCGCGGCCTCGGCGGAGAGCTGTCCGAGACCTGGGCGGTGATTCGCACCCTGTTCGGCAAGTGGCCGGTGGCCAACATGGTGCTTGGGGTGACCCTGGTCTCCTTCGCCGGCTACGGCTCGGGCCAGTTCATCCCGCCCTACTTCATCCGCGCCTTCGGACTGAACTACGCCCAGGTCGGCCTGATCGTCGGCCTGGTGGGCGGCTTGTCCTCGGGGCTGGGAACGCTGGTTGGAGGGTTCCTCACCGACCGCCTGGCCCGGCGCAGCGCCCGCTGGTACGCGCTGACGCCGGCCATCGGCCTGACCATCGCCGCGCCGATCTACATCTCGGTCTACCTGCAGTCGTCCTGGCAGGCCGCGGCGATGATCCTGCTGGTCCCGGGGATCTTCGCCTACACCTATCTCGGCCCCACCTTCGGCGTGGTGCAGAACATGGTGGAGACCCGCCGGCGGGCGACCGCCACGGCCCTGCTGTTCTTCTTCCTCAACCTATTGGCGCTGGGCGGCGGCCCGCCGTTCACCGGCTGGGTGATCGACCATTTCGCCGCCTTCCACCTGGCGCATCCGGACATGCCGGGCCTGGGCCAGGCGGTGGCCGGCTTCTTCGGCGCCGACCGCGCGGCCTACCAGGCCGCCTGTCCTGGCGGGGTGGCGGCGCATGGCGCGGCGCCTGAGCTGGCCGCGGCCTGCAAAGGGAGCCTGGTGCTCGCCACCCGCCAGGGGATCATCGTCGCCCTGTGCTTCATCCTCTGGGGCGCCCTCCACTACTTCCTGGCGTCCTTCGGACTGGTCGAAGCGCTTGCCAGGGCCCGCGCCGACCGCGGCGAAGGCGACTGA
- a CDS encoding ATP-binding protein, translating to MTLGGGWPRTRAPIGLQLVALLLACLLAAQIISFGVIVFTPPPRPSFYHAADVAAALRGGPLKMRLGRPLVREVVPALSGELSVEHPLHERSSRALAQVLGVPESQVRLRQHDPDPELRLLHHVRRLERSPFERADFDRRGDDVGRAGFRGAGPPGWRRFGPDSGPEMPIVGAFAAALQQPDGRWVVVRSTPEPFPTAWQLRTSLCLLAGFLIVAPAGYLFARRITAPLKRFAQAAETLGRDPHAPQITLRGPAEIGAAAHAFNEMQARLKRYIGDRTALVGAISHDLRTPLARIKFKIEAAPPRLRDSVLTDVNQMEQMIGGVLAFIRDEGQPRQRERLDLLSLVECVVDDAALLGADVEIVHAQPVTVDGDPVALQRLFNNLVDNAVKYGGWARIQVRRDAESAVVVIADRGPGLSGEELGRVFQPFYRTDASRNLDNAGVGLGLPIARSAARAHGGDVELTSGPDGTTAVVTLPAAA from the coding sequence GTGACGCTCGGGGGCGGCTGGCCTCGCACCCGCGCGCCGATCGGGCTGCAGCTCGTCGCCCTGCTGCTGGCCTGCCTCCTGGCCGCCCAGATCATCAGCTTCGGCGTCATCGTCTTCACGCCGCCGCCGCGCCCGTCGTTCTACCATGCCGCCGATGTCGCCGCCGCGCTTCGGGGCGGGCCGCTGAAGATGCGCCTGGGCCGTCCCCTCGTCCGCGAGGTCGTCCCTGCCCTGTCGGGGGAGCTCAGCGTCGAGCATCCGCTCCACGAGCGCTCCTCCCGGGCGCTGGCCCAGGTGCTGGGCGTTCCGGAATCCCAGGTGCGCCTGCGGCAGCACGACCCCGATCCTGAGCTGCGCCTTCTGCACCACGTGCGCCGCCTGGAGCGGTCGCCGTTCGAGCGCGCGGACTTCGACCGCCGCGGCGATGACGTCGGCCGCGCTGGGTTCCGCGGCGCCGGGCCGCCCGGCTGGCGGCGCTTTGGCCCCGACAGCGGCCCGGAGATGCCCATCGTCGGCGCCTTCGCCGCCGCCCTGCAGCAGCCCGACGGCCGCTGGGTGGTGGTGCGCTCCACGCCCGAGCCCTTCCCCACCGCCTGGCAGCTGCGCACCTCGCTCTGCCTGCTGGCCGGGTTCCTGATCGTCGCGCCGGCGGGCTACCTGTTCGCCCGCCGCATCACCGCGCCCCTGAAGCGGTTCGCGCAGGCCGCCGAGACCCTGGGCCGCGACCCGCACGCCCCGCAGATCACCCTGCGCGGCCCCGCCGAGATCGGCGCCGCCGCCCACGCCTTCAACGAGATGCAGGCCAGGCTGAAGCGCTACATCGGCGACCGCACCGCCCTGGTCGGCGCCATCAGCCACGACCTGCGCACCCCGCTCGCCCGCATCAAGTTCAAGATCGAGGCCGCCCCGCCCCGCCTGCGCGACAGCGTGCTCACCGACGTCAATCAGATGGAGCAGATGATCGGCGGGGTCCTGGCCTTCATCCGCGACGAGGGCCAGCCCCGGCAGCGCGAGCGGCTGGACCTGTTGTCACTGGTGGAATGCGTGGTCGACGACGCCGCCCTGCTGGGCGCCGACGTGGAGATCGTCCATGCCCAGCCGGTCACCGTCGACGGCGATCCGGTGGCCCTGCAGCGGCTGTTCAACAACCTGGTGGACAACGCCGTGAAGTACGGCGGCTGGGCCCGCATCCAGGTGCGCCGCGACGCCGAATCCGCCGTGGTGGTGATCGCCGACCGCGGCCCCGGCCTCTCCGGCGAGGAGCTCGGCCGGGTGTTCCAGCCCTTCTACCGCACCGACGCCTCGCGCAACCTGGACAACGCCGGCGTGGGCCTCGGCCTGCCGATCGCGCGCTCCGCCGCCCGCGCCCACGGCGGCGACGTCGAGCTCACCTCCGGTCCGGACGGCACCACCGCCGTCGTCACCCTGCCGGCAGCCGCCTAG
- a CDS encoding response regulator, which produces MSASSSLSVLPARHILVVDDDTQLREQMVGYLAEHGYQLHAAGDGPGMEAVLAQAPIDLIILDVMLPGEDGLSICRRLAEEGGPAVVMVSAMADEVDRVLGLELGADDYLPKPCSPRELLARVRAVMRRLEEVRGGAPRKGKTYHFQGFVVDTLRRQLRAPNGTAILLTGGEFSLLSAFLENPQRILSRDQLLELARGAHTEVFDRAVDVQISRLRRKLHACVEGEIIKTYRGAGYLFDAKVTRP; this is translated from the coding sequence ATGTCCGCATCCTCCTCGCTCAGCGTGCTTCCCGCCCGCCACATCCTGGTCGTCGACGACGACACCCAGTTGCGCGAACAGATGGTCGGCTACCTCGCGGAGCACGGCTATCAGCTTCATGCGGCCGGGGACGGCCCCGGGATGGAGGCGGTGCTCGCACAGGCCCCCATCGACCTGATCATCCTCGACGTCATGTTGCCCGGTGAGGACGGCCTGTCCATCTGCCGGCGCCTGGCCGAGGAAGGCGGTCCCGCCGTGGTCATGGTGAGCGCCATGGCCGACGAGGTCGACCGGGTGCTGGGCCTGGAGCTCGGCGCAGACGACTACCTGCCCAAGCCCTGCAGCCCGCGCGAGCTCCTGGCCCGCGTCCGCGCCGTGATGCGGCGGCTGGAGGAGGTGCGCGGCGGCGCGCCCCGCAAGGGCAAGACCTACCACTTCCAGGGCTTCGTGGTGGACACCCTGCGGCGCCAGCTGCGCGCTCCCAACGGCACCGCCATCCTGCTCACCGGCGGCGAGTTCTCGCTGCTCTCCGCCTTCCTGGAGAATCCGCAGCGGATCCTCTCCCGCGACCAGCTGTTGGAGCTCGCCCGCGGCGCCCACACCGAGGTCTTCGACCGGGCGGTCGACGTCCAGATCAGCCGGCTGCGCCGCAAGCTGCACGCCTGCGTCGAGGGCGAAATCATCAAGACCTACCGCGGCGCCGGCTACCTGTTCGACGCCAAGGTCACCCGACCGTGA
- a CDS encoding cupin domain-containing protein: MKAIVYLGAAVAALLTATSAAAQFMPQNEPMPVSAPKMPEQFWSPKPTTSTPYVGPNKVHWKLKEILAAHRGQTDWVQPLVRNPEQEADYISLGAGKKTKAKMYADDRVVWIVQDGEMKVTIAGAEPFTATKGFMVNVPFRHVYTIETVGDKPSLRFEVRQAHALPLYPLSETPDAVPGRTYMKVTGQPGPANIGTSNPLYVDFWKQIAVGDKTYGGKFVWDDHWTSNILRGKAAPVPPASNLGHFHVDWTEFWFIMEGKIGYQIEGFPYFEADQGDVVTAVQGRWHRAGNSPLAPMSTRIPFNPRPPILHNFEPPAAGQ, encoded by the coding sequence ATGAAGGCCATCGTCTATCTGGGAGCCGCGGTCGCGGCGCTGCTGACCGCGACCTCGGCGGCGGCGCAATTCATGCCGCAGAACGAGCCCATGCCGGTCTCTGCGCCTAAGATGCCCGAGCAATTCTGGTCGCCGAAGCCGACCACCTCCACGCCGTACGTGGGGCCGAACAAGGTGCACTGGAAGCTGAAGGAGATCCTCGCCGCCCACCGCGGGCAGACCGACTGGGTCCAGCCGCTGGTGCGAAATCCCGAGCAGGAGGCCGATTACATCTCGCTCGGGGCCGGCAAGAAGACCAAGGCAAAGATGTATGCAGACGATCGCGTGGTCTGGATCGTCCAGGACGGCGAGATGAAGGTGACGATCGCCGGCGCCGAGCCGTTCACCGCCACCAAGGGCTTCATGGTCAACGTGCCGTTCCGCCACGTCTATACGATCGAAACCGTGGGCGATAAGCCGTCGCTGCGCTTCGAGGTGCGCCAGGCCCACGCCCTGCCGCTCTATCCGCTGTCCGAGACCCCCGACGCCGTGCCCGGGCGGACCTATATGAAGGTCACCGGCCAGCCCGGGCCGGCGAACATCGGGACCAGCAACCCGCTCTACGTGGACTTCTGGAAGCAGATCGCGGTGGGCGACAAGACCTACGGCGGCAAGTTCGTGTGGGACGACCACTGGACCAGCAACATCCTGCGCGGGAAGGCCGCGCCGGTGCCGCCGGCCAGCAATCTCGGCCACTTCCACGTCGACTGGACGGAGTTCTGGTTCATCATGGAAGGCAAGATCGGCTACCAGATCGAAGGCTTCCCCTACTTCGAGGCCGACCAGGGCGATGTGGTCACCGCCGTCCAGGGCCGCTGGCACCGGGCCGGCAACAGCCCGCTGGCGCCGATGTCGACGCGCATCCCGTTCAACCCGCGCCCGCCGATCCTGCACAACTTCGAGCCGCCCGCGGCGGGGCAGTAG